The region ACAGCCCGACCTGGTGTTGCTGGACATCATGCTGCCCGGCAAAGATGGTATGACGATTTGCCGGGAGCTGCGCCCCCGTTTCACCGGCCCGATCGTACTGCTCACCTCGCTCGACAGCGACATGAACCACATCCTGTCGCTGGAAATGGGCGCCGATGACTATATTCTGAAAACCACGCCGCCGGCGGTGCTGCTGGCGCGCTTGCGCTTGCATTTCCGTCAGTACGCCGCCGCGCCGCAGCCGGCGGTAGAAAAAAGCGCGCCGGTGAAAACGCAGGTTCAGGTGCATAAATCGCTGCACTTTGGCCTGTTGTGCATCGACCCGGTCAACCGCGACGTCACGCTGGCGGACGAGAATATCGCCCTCTCCACATCGGATTTCGACCTGCTGTGGCTGCTGGCCACCCACGCCGGGCAGATCATGGACCGTGAAGCGCTGCTTAAAGCGCTGCGCGGCGTCAGTTACGACGGGATGGATCGCAGTATCGACGTCGCCATTTCCCGCCTGCGCAAAAAACTGTACGACAACGCGCTGGAACCGGTGCGTATCAAAACCATCCGCAACAAAGGCTACCTGTTCGCCCCTAATGCCTGGGAGACGCTTGCGCCATGAAAAAACTGTTCATTCAGTTCTTTCTGTTGCTGTTCGCCAGCTTTTTGGTAATGACCCTGCTAGTGGGGCTGGTATACAAAGTCACGGCGGAACGGGCCGGGCGCCAGTCGATGGATGACCTGATGAAAAGCTCGCTGTATCTGATCCGCAACGAGCTGCGCTCCATTCCGCCACGAGAGTGGCACAAGACCATCAACCAGATGGACCTTAACCTGTCGTTCAAGTTGCACATTGAGCCAATCAGCAAGTACCGGCTTAGCACACAAGCGCAGCAGCGGCTGATTCAGGGGGAAATCGTCGCGCTGGACGACGAGTACACCTTCATCCAGCGCATTCCGCGCAGTCACTATGTGCTGGCGGTCGGCCCGATTCCCTATTTGTTCTTCCTGCACGAAATCCGACTGGTCAACCTGCTGTTTTTGGCGTTGATCGGTCTGTCGCTGGCGCTGCCGGTGTTCCTGTGGATGCGCCCGCACTGGAAAGCGATGCTGCAACTGGAAAGCGCCGCGCAACGACTGGGAGACGGCCATCTGGAAGAACGCACCCACTTTGATAATACCTCCAGCCTGTTCCGACTCGGTGTGGCGTTCAACCGTATGGCTGACAACCTCAACCAGTTGATTACCAGTAAAAAACAGCTGATCGACAATATCGCCCACGAGCTGCGTACGCCGCTGGTCCGGCTGCGCTACCGGCTGGCGATGAGCGACAACCTGACCGACGAAGAACAGGAAGCCATCAACCGCGATGTCGGCCAGTTGGAAGCGTTGATCGATGAGCTACTGACCTACGCCCGCCTTGACCGGCCGCAGGTAACGCTGCATCTGGAAGAGATCGACCTGTCGCAATGGCTGCAAAAGCGAATCGAGGAT is a window of Dickeya solani IPO 2222 DNA encoding:
- the rstA gene encoding two-component system response regulator RstA; the protein is MYKVVFVEDDPEVGKLIAAYLGKHDIDVRIEPRGDNALAFIEEQQPDLVLLDIMLPGKDGMTICRELRPRFTGPIVLLTSLDSDMNHILSLEMGADDYILKTTPPAVLLARLRLHFRQYAAAPQPAVEKSAPVKTQVQVHKSLHFGLLCIDPVNRDVTLADENIALSTSDFDLLWLLATHAGQIMDREALLKALRGVSYDGMDRSIDVAISRLRKKLYDNALEPVRIKTIRNKGYLFAPNAWETLAP
- the rstB gene encoding two-component system sensor histidine kinase RstB, which translates into the protein MKKLFIQFFLLLFASFLVMTLLVGLVYKVTAERAGRQSMDDLMKSSLYLIRNELRSIPPREWHKTINQMDLNLSFKLHIEPISKYRLSTQAQQRLIQGEIVALDDEYTFIQRIPRSHYVLAVGPIPYLFFLHEIRLVNLLFLALIGLSLALPVFLWMRPHWKAMLQLESAAQRLGDGHLEERTHFDNTSSLFRLGVAFNRMADNLNQLITSKKQLIDNIAHELRTPLVRLRYRLAMSDNLTDEEQEAINRDVGQLEALIDELLTYARLDRPQVTLHLEEIDLSQWLQKRIEDFRLVHDDKQIELDVTGDNGFGYMDLRLMERVLNNLVNNGLRFCQHRLRVGLTLDQHTAYLQVEDDGPGIAPEDRAHIFEPFIRLEAGIENSSGGCGLGLAIVHAIVRAYNGTIEVDSSPLGGARFLFRWPIIEHKPSSNSSSANLVQTVTRGNQTLTDR